The Campylobacter sp. RM10537 genome has a segment encoding these proteins:
- a CDS encoding CDC27 family protein codes for MDFFFVEYRDPLVGLIILTVLIFVVSVANHAWKLFANKDKEQKLEKFIKKFEIDNIYKDLLKNERLNFGNLSFLADIFTKSGEFEKATQIYLIALEKSKDKNEQEFIFIALANIYFKAGFLERAKEVLLQALKLRPRNIEALKLLKIVYLKLKAYKENLEILECLFELGEEVEKEQEFIKALNLYASNLNNEEKKQKLLELKISNNPMLGRFIFEKYSLFLEQNFSDICDLLYKQDQIFNLENQEFLEFFYALGYIGKDQIPSHLAFKNSNLKMLKILRENSFKARLEFSYRCSECKNIMPLFFYHCPMCYEFNTCKIICEVKNDEMC; via the coding sequence ATGGATTTTTTCTTTGTTGAATATAGAGACCCTTTAGTAGGGCTTATTATTTTAACTGTTTTAATTTTTGTTGTTTCTGTGGCTAATCATGCTTGGAAATTGTTCGCAAATAAAGATAAAGAACAAAAGCTTGAAAAATTCATTAAAAAATTTGAAATAGATAATATTTATAAGGACTTATTAAAAAATGAGAGATTAAATTTTGGAAATTTGAGCTTTTTAGCTGATATTTTTACAAAAAGCGGAGAATTTGAAAAGGCTACTCAAATTTATTTAATAGCACTTGAAAAAAGTAAAGATAAAAATGAGCAAGAATTTATTTTTATCGCTTTAGCAAATATTTATTTTAAGGCAGGATTTTTAGAACGTGCTAAAGAAGTGTTGCTTCAAGCTTTAAAACTTCGTCCAAGAAATATAGAGGCTTTAAAACTTCTTAAAATTGTGTATTTAAAATTAAAAGCTTATAAAGAAAATTTAGAAATTTTAGAGTGTTTGTTTGAGCTTGGAGAAGAAGTAGAGAAAGAGCAAGAATTTATAAAAGCTTTAAACTTGTATGCTTCAAATTTAAATAATGAAGAAAAAAAACAAAAATTATTAGAGCTAAAAATATCAAATAATCCTATGCTAGGGCGTTTTATTTTTGAAAAATATTCTTTATTCTTAGAGCAAAATTTTAGTGATATTTGTGATCTACTTTATAAACAAGATCAAATTTTTAATTTGGAAAATCAAGAGTTTTTAGAATTTTTTTATGCTTTAGGCTATATTGGTAAAGATCAAATTCCAAGTCATCTTGCTTTTAAAAATTCAAATTTAAAAATGTTAAAAATTTTACGCGAAAACTCTTTCAAAGCAAGACTTGAATTTTCTTATCGTTGTTCAGAATGTAAAAACATAATGCCTTTATTTTTTTATCATTGTCCAATGTGCTATGAATTTAATACTTGTAAGATTATTTGTGAAGTGAAAAATGATGAAATGTGTTGA
- a CDS encoding hemagglutinin repeat-containing protein produces the protein MYSKLGMHGTLSDEDIKRLLENGAKYANEHGLKLGQGLGKNQMADDMILFEEVNRDGKTVFVPKFYFSHKTLEANKGGVNIVGKDGIDINTDRFDSSLGNIASEGTVNINVDDKMNLHSSSVSGKNVNIQGNEVNIDTLLGVDEKGSHNSINKSQISGKDTVDVSANKDINIKNSNVVADSENSKITLHSKDGNINISNDYANSSSFKNTNTDAENTNALQTTDKVLSSNFKAGNIDIMSNKDVNIVGSNVDANHEINIKGKDVNIKDAHEKSNVTFDGIRYGKASISYEKGDSEITKSIGSNLNSKGDIKIDAENNVNVVGSNVKAENSIDLNGKNIDIKNGENTISSSLDSSTLSALGYRHDSVSSDSSLASSSNVEAGNLNLHAKNKATITGSHLDGKDINIHANEVDFVAAKNQKHMQSNSSAIGFFGDANIGLGGHEVGAKYSFTDQISSAGATYNDNFRGSSTLGSSEIGIEFAKTQKTEDESSYLSSSVKGMNINIEADGTLDIGGGNFEADKDVNLKGGEVKSTKYENTKTEDSTKFGIYAKEKLEAGGLAVSALNQGIGNLNNDKGPNYVVPTAQSVLNTIGVIHDNIAEASSGESIGFTFEKEHEQSSKENTTHIKAGGKLNIESTKGDIILNGVDAKADEIDIKAKDNFIANAAKSSSSASSVSFEMEMGNKRVAGYNVFDGGTAGGEIEFSAGGSRFKQDEAKYYNSNFDANNVKITTGKDTTLNGANIKASNNVDLNINGDLKINSLKDQFSSEKMSGSLGGSVGLDLSSNHIITGDFSGTVGIGYAKTDNQTVGTQSGISAGNELSGRLNGDLSLEGGILNSDTKKGNLSLGGKVIGSNIDIHEKSDGANVTLTGATGHSYRGKIDLNDHIDKTGKVNSAMNIDINGKKDYDLSQNTQNTQNTQDHSWNGGTIDTNGISIPKIKDGVNNFIHAGSDSSSDLHHQTSNLIRRGYE, from the coding sequence ATGTATTCAAAATTGGGTATGCATGGTACTTTAAGTGATGAGGATATTAAACGACTTCTTGAAAATGGGGCAAAATACGCTAATGAACATGGTTTGAAATTAGGCCAAGGATTGGGTAAAAATCAAATGGCTGATGATATGATTTTATTTGAAGAAGTTAATAGAGATGGAAAAACAGTCTTTGTACCTAAATTTTATTTTTCTCATAAAACTTTAGAGGCAAATAAAGGTGGGGTAAATATTGTTGGAAAAGATGGAATTGATATAAATACAGATAGATTTGATTCTTCATTGGGCAATATTGCTTCGGAAGGTACAGTTAATATCAATGTTGATGATAAAATGAATTTACATAGTTCAAGTGTAAGCGGAAAAAATGTTAATATCCAAGGTAATGAAGTTAATATAGATACGCTTTTGGGTGTTGATGAAAAAGGTTCTCATAATTCCATCAATAAAAGTCAAATCAGTGGAAAAGATACTGTTGATGTTAGTGCCAATAAGGACATAAATATTAAAAATAGCAATGTTGTAGCAGATTCTGAAAATTCTAAAATTACTTTACATTCCAAAGATGGAAATATTAATATAAGTAATGATTATGCTAATTCATCATCTTTTAAAAATACTAATACAGATGCTGAAAATACTAACGCTTTACAGACAACAGATAAAGTTTTAAGTTCAAATTTTAAAGCAGGCAATATAGATATTATGTCTAATAAAGATGTTAATATAGTAGGTAGTAATGTGGATGCAAATCATGAAATTAATATTAAGGGTAAAGATGTTAATATAAAAGATGCTCATGAAAAATCTAATGTTACTTTTGATGGAATACGGTATGGAAAAGCATCTATCTCTTATGAAAAAGGTGATTCTGAAATTACTAAGTCGATTGGTAGTAATTTAAATTCAAAAGGAGACATTAAAATCGATGCCGAAAATAATGTAAATGTTGTAGGTTCTAATGTTAAAGCTGAAAATTCAATTGATTTAAATGGAAAAAATATTGATATAAAAAATGGAGAAAATACAATTTCTTCTTCTTTAGATTCTTCAACTCTTAGTGCATTAGGATATAGACATGATTCTGTAAGTAGTGATAGCTCTTTAGCTTCTTCGTCTAATGTTGAAGCAGGTAATTTAAATTTACATGCAAAAAATAAAGCAACTATTACAGGAAGTCATTTAGACGGTAAAGATATTAACATACATGCTAATGAGGTTGATTTTGTAGCAGCAAAGAATCAAAAACATATGCAAAGTAATTCTTCGGCTATAGGATTTTTTGGTGATGCTAATATAGGATTAGGTGGACATGAAGTTGGCGCAAAATACAGTTTTACAGATCAAATATCCAGTGCTGGTGCAACATATAATGATAATTTTAGAGGATCTAGTACTTTAGGTTCTTCTGAAATAGGAATAGAATTTGCCAAAACTCAAAAAACAGAAGATGAATCTTCTTATCTTTCTAGTTCAGTTAAAGGAATGAATATCAATATTGAAGCAGATGGCACTTTGGATATAGGTGGAGGTAATTTTGAAGCAGATAAAGATGTTAACTTAAAAGGAGGAGAGGTTAAAAGCACTAAGTATGAAAATACTAAAACTGAAGATAGTACAAAATTTGGTATTTATGCCAAAGAAAAACTTGAAGCAGGTGGTTTAGCAGTATCTGCTCTTAATCAGGGAATTGGTAATCTTAATAATGATAAAGGGCCAAATTATGTGGTGCCAACAGCTCAATCTGTTTTAAATACTATTGGTGTAATTCATGATAATATTGCAGAAGCAAGTTCTGGTGAAAGTATAGGTTTTACATTTGAAAAAGAACATGAGCAAAGTTCTAAAGAAAATACTACCCATATTAAAGCTGGAGGTAAATTGAATATAGAAAGTACAAAAGGAGATATCATTTTAAATGGGGTTGATGCTAAGGCAGATGAAATTGATATCAAAGCAAAAGATAATTTTATAGCTAATGCTGCAAAATCAAGCTCTTCTGCTTCAAGCGTTTCTTTTGAAATGGAAATGGGCAATAAAAGAGTAGCAGGATATAATGTTTTTGATGGAGGAACCGCTGGAGGTGAAATTGAGTTTTCTGCTGGAGGATCACGTTTTAAACAAGATGAAGCTAAATATTATAATTCTAATTTTGATGCAAATAATGTTAAGATTACTACAGGAAAAGACACCACATTAAATGGTGCTAATATAAAAGCTTCTAATAATGTTGATTTAAACATAAATGGAGATTTAAAAATTAATTCTTTAAAAGATCAATTTTCTTCAGAAAAAATGAGTGGTTCTTTAGGTGGATCTGTAGGGTTAGATTTATCGTCAAATCATATTATTACAGGAGATTTTTCAGGGACAGTTGGTATAGGATATGCTAAAACCGATAACCAAACTGTAGGAACTCAAAGCGGTATTAGTGCGGGTAATGAGTTAAGTGGTCGTTTAAATGGAGATTTATCATTAGAAGGAGGAATTTTAAATTCTGATACTAAAAAAGGAAATTTATCGCTTGGTGGAAAAGTTATAGGATCTAATATAGATATTCATGAAAAAAGCGATGGAGCTAATGTTACATTAACTGGAGCAACAGGACATTCTTATAGAGGAAAAATTGATTTAAATGATCATATTGATAAGACAGGTAAAGTTAATTCCGCAATGAATATTGATATTAATGGTAAAAAAGATTATGACTTGAGTCAAAATACTCAAAATACTCAAAATACTCAAGATCATTCTTGGAATGGTGGAACTATAGATACTAATGGAATATCTATTCCAAAAATTAAAGACGGAGTAAATAACTTTATTCATGCTGGTTCTGATTCTAGCTCAGATCTTCATCATCAAACATCAAATTTGATTAGAAGAGGTTATGAGTGA
- the aroC gene encoding chorismate synthase translates to MNTFGTRLKFTSFGESHGVAVGCVVDGMPAGVKFDEEFLQNELDKRKGGNQFSTPRKEGDKAQVLSGVFEGYTTGHPIAIVVFNENIRSKDYDDFKNIFRPAHADFTYFHKYGLRDYRGGGRSSARESVARVAGGAVCAMLLNEFDICVQSGVFRVGNLKSNLDESQFDFQWAQKSEIFCLDPNLEDCFKAEILNAKNSKDSIGASVFTRVTGMIKGFGEVLYDKLDSKLAHALMGINAVKAVEIGEGVNASKMYGSENNDILKDNKFLSNHSGGILGGISNGEDLILKTHFKPTPSIFRKQESIDQFGNNVELKIKGRHDPCVGIRGSVVVNAMIRLVLADCLLLNASSNLNNLKKIYSIK, encoded by the coding sequence ATGAATACTTTTGGTACAAGATTAAAATTTACAAGCTTTGGGGAGTCTCACGGGGTGGCTGTGGGTTGTGTGGTAGATGGGATGCCTGCTGGAGTTAAATTTGATGAAGAATTTTTACAAAATGAACTTGATAAACGCAAAGGCGGGAATCAATTTTCAACTCCAAGAAAAGAGGGTGATAAAGCACAAGTTTTAAGCGGAGTTTTTGAGGGATACACCACAGGCCATCCTATTGCCATAGTTGTTTTTAATGAAAATATACGTTCTAAAGATTATGATGATTTTAAAAACATATTTCGCCCTGCACATGCTGATTTTACTTATTTTCATAAATATGGCTTAAGAGATTATAGAGGTGGTGGAAGATCAAGTGCTAGAGAAAGTGTTGCTAGGGTAGCTGGGGGTGCTGTATGTGCTATGCTTTTGAATGAATTTGATATTTGTGTTCAAAGTGGAGTTTTTAGAGTAGGAAATTTAAAATCAAATTTAGATGAGAGTCAATTTGATTTTCAATGGGCGCAAAAAAGTGAAATTTTTTGTCTTGATCCTAATTTAGAGGATTGTTTTAAAGCAGAAATTTTAAATGCTAAAAATTCAAAAGATAGTATAGGTGCATCTGTTTTTACAAGAGTTACCGGGATGATAAAAGGATTTGGGGAAGTTCTTTATGATAAGTTAGATTCTAAATTAGCTCATGCTCTAATGGGTATTAATGCCGTTAAAGCAGTAGAAATAGGTGAGGGTGTTAATGCAAGTAAAATGTATGGATCTGAAAATAATGATATTTTAAAGGATAATAAATTCTTAAGTAATCATAGTGGAGGAATTTTAGGTGGAATTTCAAATGGAGAAGATCTTATTTTAAAAACTCATTTTAAACCTACACCTTCGATTTTTAGGAAACAAGAAAGTATCGATCAGTTTGGAAATAATGTAGAGTTAAAAATAAAAGGTAGGCATGACCCTTGTGTTGGTATACGCGGAAGTGTTGTAGTTAATGCTATGATACGTTTAGTTTTAGCTGATTGTTTGCTTTTGAATGCAAGTTCAAATTTGAATAATTTGAAAAAAATTTATAGCATAAAATAA
- the rnhA gene encoding ribonuclease HI → MKCVEIYTDGSCLNNPGFGGWAYIVCYKGHQKEGFGSEKNTTNNRMELMAIIEALKILKEPCEIKIFTDSNLMVQSINEWLDNWIKKDFKGKKNVDLWKEYLKVSKSHQIQAFWIKAHNGHEENERCDFLAREAALKLQKENDEKY, encoded by the coding sequence ATGAAATGTGTTGAAATTTATACTGATGGCTCTTGTCTTAATAATCCAGGTTTTGGAGGATGGGCGTATATAGTGTGCTATAAAGGGCATCAAAAAGAAGGTTTTGGATCGGAAAAAAATACTACTAATAATCGTATGGAATTAATGGCTATCATTGAGGCTTTAAAAATTCTAAAAGAGCCTTGTGAAATTAAAATTTTTACTGATTCAAATTTGATGGTTCAAAGTATTAATGAATGGCTTGATAATTGGATTAAAAAGGATTTTAAAGGTAAAAAAAATGTAGATTTGTGGAAAGAATATTTAAAAGTATCAAAATCGCATCAAATTCAAGCTTTTTGGATCAAAGCGCATAATGGACATGAGGAAAATGAAAGATGTGATTTTTTAGCAAGAGAAGCTGCTTTAAAATTGCAAAAGGAAAATGATGAAAAATATTGA
- a CDS encoding ShlB/FhaC/HecB family hemolysin secretion/activation protein, protein MRFVKIIFLIMSHLCLLQADDSVKMLNLLDKRQQQLHIQKEFDDLEKKQQKKEDVHLENEDSKSKIYVFKQIRFKKNDKLTIQAESILKKYINKPLGVDDIYNIIKELTNFIVSKGYSTSSVTINEIDLQHDILFLDLEYGFVGEIYLNGDNNTTRLDFGMPLKKGDKFNIYDLDTGIENLNNGAKNVKITVKANENYGYSDIFVNLEPKLPDLILDFDNSGSKAKGEYKASTYLSLSNVFNLNDSIQFGFIKGLLKNIGQNHENVYILSYNLPIQSYQLLYSLQYSDNRSLIEGYNNSFISNKDTSLRHKIMLKKILHRTNKDKFSIYANLNIKDDINEIDNFLLESSSGRYSSIASGVEYSTVVFGGFLFLNLEYEKGVPFLGSKRDSEYSLYKFEFNKVNFNSSYQKNFYINDDIVFLYQNSFGASYSNDPLLYINKFLIGDEYTVRGFKESSAALDYGMYSNNTVYLKFLNGFKYLRKLEPFIGIDMGYGRDYLLSNKDFLAGVAFGFRYNLNHFSLNLTASKAIHKSSNMPSETIPIYLRASVFF, encoded by the coding sequence GTGAGGTTTGTTAAAATTATATTTTTAATCATGAGTCATCTTTGCTTATTACAAGCAGATGACTCAGTAAAGATGTTGAATTTATTGGATAAAAGACAACAGCAATTGCATATACAAAAAGAATTTGATGACTTAGAAAAAAAACAACAGAAAAAAGAAGATGTGCATTTAGAAAATGAAGATTCTAAATCTAAAATTTATGTTTTTAAACAAATTCGATTTAAAAAAAATGATAAGCTTACTATACAAGCTGAAAGTATTTTAAAAAAATACATAAATAAACCTTTAGGGGTTGATGATATTTATAATATAATTAAAGAGCTTACCAATTTTATTGTTTCAAAGGGTTATTCAACTTCTAGTGTAACTATTAATGAAATAGATTTGCAACATGATATACTTTTTCTTGATTTAGAATACGGTTTTGTAGGAGAGATATATCTTAATGGAGATAATAATACAACGAGATTAGATTTTGGTATGCCTTTAAAAAAAGGTGATAAATTTAATATTTATGATTTGGATACTGGAATAGAAAATCTAAATAATGGTGCAAAAAATGTTAAAATTACTGTAAAAGCTAATGAAAATTATGGTTATTCTGACATATTTGTCAATCTTGAACCAAAGCTACCAGATTTGATATTAGATTTTGATAATAGTGGATCTAAGGCTAAAGGAGAATATAAAGCTAGCACATATCTTTCTTTAAGTAATGTTTTTAATCTAAATGATTCTATACAATTTGGTTTTATTAAAGGGTTATTGAAAAATATAGGCCAAAATCACGAAAATGTTTATATATTAAGCTATAATTTACCTATACAAAGTTATCAATTATTATATTCTTTGCAATATAGTGATAATAGAAGTTTGATAGAAGGGTATAATAATTCTTTTATAAGCAATAAAGATACAAGTTTAAGACATAAAATTATGCTAAAAAAGATTTTGCATCGTACAAATAAAGACAAATTTTCAATCTATGCTAATTTAAATATTAAAGATGATATTAATGAAATTGATAATTTTCTTTTAGAGAGTTCAAGCGGTAGATACTCAAGTATTGCCAGTGGAGTTGAGTATTCAACAGTAGTATTTGGTGGATTTTTGTTTTTAAATCTAGAATATGAAAAAGGAGTTCCATTTTTAGGTTCTAAAAGGGATTCTGAATATTCTTTATATAAATTTGAATTTAATAAAGTAAATTTTAATTCAAGTTATCAAAAAAATTTTTACATAAATGATGATATAGTATTTTTATATCAAAATAGTTTTGGTGCAAGTTATTCTAATGATCCGTTGTTATATATTAATAAATTTTTAATAGGCGATGAGTATACGGTTAGGGGATTTAAGGAAAGTTCTGCTGCTCTTGATTATGGAATGTATAGTAATAATACAGTTTATTTGAAATTTTTAAACGGTTTTAAATATTTAAGAAAGCTAGAGCCTTTTATTGGAATAGATATGGGTTATGGCAGGGATTATCTTTTATCCAATAAAGACTTTTTAGCTGGAGTTGCTTTTGGATTTAGATATAATTTAAATCATTTTTCTTTAAATTTAACAGCTTCCAAAGCTATACATAAATCTTCTAATATGCCAAGCGAAACAATTCCTATTTATCTTAGAGCTTCTGTATTTTTTTAG
- the rnc gene encoding ribonuclease III: MKNIEILEQSLGYQFKDKNLLIQALTHKSCKKSYNNERLEFLGDAVLDLIVGEYLFHKFGKDAEGDLSKLRAALVNEKSFAKIANSLNLGDFIFMSASEENNGGREKPSILSDALEAIIGSIHLESGFEYAKNIALNLIESNFPKIDAKNLIKDYKTKLQEITQGVIGKTPEYETLRAFGPDHLKQFEIALKLEGKEIARAIAKSKKEAQQMAAKIALEKLENLS, from the coding sequence ATGAAAAATATTGAGATTTTGGAACAAAGTTTAGGTTATCAATTTAAAGATAAAAATCTTCTTATACAAGCACTTACTCATAAAAGTTGTAAAAAATCTTATAATAACGAGCGTTTGGAATTTTTAGGGGATGCGGTTCTTGATTTGATTGTAGGGGAATACTTATTTCATAAATTTGGAAAAGATGCTGAAGGAGATTTGTCAAAATTAAGAGCTGCTTTAGTCAATGAAAAATCTTTTGCAAAAATTGCCAATAGTTTAAATTTGGGTGATTTTATTTTTATGAGTGCATCTGAAGAAAATAATGGAGGAAGAGAAAAACCTTCTATTCTTTCTGATGCTTTAGAGGCGATTATTGGTTCTATTCACCTAGAATCAGGTTTTGAATATGCAAAAAATATTGCTCTAAATCTTATAGAAAGTAATTTTCCAAAAATCGATGCAAAAAATCTGATCAAAGATTATAAAACAAAATTGCAAGAGATTACTCAAGGTGTCATAGGAAAAACTCCAGAGTATGAAACATTGCGTGCTTTTGGTCCTGATCATTTAAAACAATTTGAAATTGCTTTAAAGCTAGAGGGTAAGGAAATTGCAAGAGCTATTGCAAAAAGTAAAAAAGAGGCGCAGCAAATGGCTGCAAAAATTGCACTTGAAAAATTAGAAAATTTATCATGA
- a CDS encoding histidine kinase, with the protein MQNYKKLGIKHFLKKDFKTAKIYFSLAYEKRKNKRLFNFILLCDLALKFPKESILLFEFYLEHYTIEKIDKDFEEILKTIETQHEQKSQYKDELEDGYALNYQDFLKSEEQIGFEKSFENIIHSAKLVIDNRDDFLDFLEKLLEHGYKDMTLNYIESVISHFWANERFIKIQEKLIGFKSENKA; encoded by the coding sequence TTGCAAAATTATAAAAAACTCGGTATTAAGCATTTTTTAAAAAAAGATTTTAAAACTGCAAAAATATATTTTTCTTTAGCCTATGAAAAACGTAAAAATAAACGTTTATTTAATTTTATTTTACTTTGTGATTTAGCTCTAAAATTTCCAAAAGAGTCAATTTTACTCTTTGAATTTTATTTAGAACACTACACCATAGAAAAGATTGATAAAGATTTTGAAGAAATTTTAAAAACAATAGAAACTCAACATGAACAAAAATCTCAGTACAAAGATGAATTAGAGGATGGCTATGCTTTAAATTATCAAGATTTTTTAAAAAGCGAGGAACAAATTGGTTTTGAAAAAAGTTTTGAAAATATTATACATAGTGCAAAATTAGTCATTGATAATCGTGATGATTTCTTAGATTTTTTAGAAAAACTTCTTGAACATGGCTATAAAGATATGACTTTAAATTATATAGAAAGCGTTATATCTCATTTTTGGGCTAATGAAAGATTTATAAAAATCCAAGAAAAACTTATAGGGTTTAAAAGTGAAAATAAAGCTTGA
- a CDS encoding NifU family protein: protein MMPFSDEELINPVKSSLKKSIPMLERDGGGLEFLGIKNGIVYVHLIGACKGCASSGTTLKYGLERQLKIDIHPEITIVNLNGGAEEFAKL from the coding sequence ATGATGCCTTTTAGTGATGAAGAACTTATAAATCCTGTAAAATCAAGTTTAAAAAAAAGTATTCCCATGTTAGAACGTGATGGGGGAGGACTTGAATTTTTAGGAATTAAAAATGGAATAGTTTATGTGCATTTAATTGGTGCTTGCAAAGGTTGTGCATCAAGTGGAACAACTTTAAAATATGGACTTGAAAGACAACTTAAAATCGATATTCATCCAGAAATTACTATTGTAAATTTAAATGGTGGAGCAGAAGAATTTGCAAAATTATAA
- the dnaG gene encoding DNA primase has protein sequence MISKESIENLSQRLNIVDIIENYIEVKKQGSSFVCVCPFHADKNPSMHINVQKGFYHCFACKAGGDAFKFVMDYEKLSFYDAVEKVANLCNFTLNYTKEKNENKKDLKIILPKLNAYFKNNLSHHKEILDYLYSRKLDDKDIAKFELGFAKSSEESVRLLQNENISIEDALAVGALKKDEKGEIYASFIWRITFPIYDQKNTLVGFGGRTINPNVMAKYVNSPQNIFFDKSRIFYAFHLAKDAINAKKEMIICEGYMDAIAFHKAGFNNAVAVLGTALTEHHLPLIRRYEAKVILCFDNDEAGLRAATRSAFLLSTHKIDGKVALLEGGKDPAELVANNQNAKLYNILEKGMELGEFYIRRIIADFTLDSALDKQKALESIQKYTFTLEPLVANSYVQLVSKLLGVEEKLVILTKKIKSYKNLNSISLKIPNTKTHIMELEILNFLKNNPNMHEFFKQISDSVCFKHKNLLEKILEKKGYEDVDIREFEEKNIHKKLNQNEFLFGICKINLAFLNHIDTINSVLALKKQLFTLIDKNFHILNKNLTQEECLHFLKEYLLLLKNEKDEIKLEQLFKSLNKIFSLKNFNAKELNINFTQEHNEEPF, from the coding sequence ATGATATCTAAAGAAAGTATAGAAAATTTATCCCAAAGACTTAATATCGTTGATATAATTGAAAACTACATTGAAGTAAAAAAACAGGGCTCTAGCTTTGTTTGCGTATGCCCATTTCATGCCGATAAAAATCCTTCTATGCATATTAATGTCCAAAAAGGTTTTTATCATTGTTTTGCGTGCAAGGCAGGTGGAGATGCTTTTAAATTTGTAATGGATTATGAAAAATTAAGTTTTTATGATGCCGTAGAAAAAGTTGCCAATCTTTGCAATTTTACCCTAAATTATACTAAAGAAAAAAATGAAAATAAAAAAGATCTAAAAATCATCTTACCTAAGCTAAACGCTTATTTTAAAAATAATCTTTCCCATCATAAAGAAATTTTAGACTATCTTTACTCAAGAAAATTAGATGACAAAGATATCGCTAAATTTGAATTAGGTTTTGCAAAATCAAGCGAAGAAAGCGTAAGATTGTTGCAAAATGAAAATATATCTATTGAAGATGCTTTAGCGGTTGGAGCCCTAAAGAAAGATGAAAAAGGTGAAATTTATGCAAGTTTTATATGGCGTATTACCTTTCCAATTTATGATCAAAAAAATACACTTGTAGGTTTTGGTGGAAGAACTATAAATCCAAACGTAATGGCAAAATATGTCAATTCTCCTCAAAATATATTTTTTGATAAAAGCAGAATTTTTTACGCTTTTCATTTAGCCAAAGATGCTATTAATGCAAAAAAAGAAATGATTATTTGCGAAGGCTATATGGATGCAATTGCTTTTCATAAAGCAGGTTTTAACAACGCTGTAGCTGTTCTTGGTACTGCGCTAACTGAGCATCATTTACCTTTAATACGTCGCTACGAAGCTAAAGTTATACTTTGTTTTGATAATGACGAAGCAGGATTAAGAGCTGCTACTAGATCAGCTTTTTTACTTAGCACTCATAAAATTGATGGCAAAGTTGCCCTCTTAGAAGGAGGAAAAGATCCTGCGGAATTAGTTGCCAATAATCAAAATGCAAAACTTTACAATATACTCGAAAAGGGTATGGAACTTGGAGAATTTTATATTAGACGCATTATAGCTGATTTTACACTTGATTCAGCGCTTGATAAACAAAAAGCTTTAGAAAGTATACAAAAATATACCTTTACCCTTGAACCCTTAGTTGCCAACTCTTATGTACAATTAGTTTCTAAACTTTTAGGCGTGGAAGAAAAATTGGTCATTTTAACAAAAAAAATTAAATCTTATAAAAATTTAAATTCCATCTCCTTAAAAATTCCAAATACAAAAACACATATTATGGAACTTGAAATTCTTAATTTTTTAAAAAACAATCCTAATATGCACGAATTTTTTAAACAAATTAGCGATAGTGTTTGTTTTAAACATAAAAATTTATTAGAAAAAATTTTAGAAAAAAAAGGTTATGAAGATGTTGATATAAGAGAATTTGAAGAAAAAAATATCCATAAAAAATTAAATCAAAATGAATTTTTATTTGGTATTTGTAAGATTAATTTAGCTTTTTTAAACCATATTGATACCATAAACTCTGTTTTAGCTTTAAAAAAACAACTTTTTACCTTAATCGATAAGAATTTTCATATTTTAAATAAAAATTTAACACAAGAAGAATGTTTACACTTTTTAAAAGAATATTTATTGCTTTTAAAAAATGAAAAAGATGAAATAAAACTAGAACAATTATTTAAAAGCTTAAATAAAATTTTTTCTTTAAAAAATTTCAACGCAAAAGAGTTAAATATAAATTTTACACAAGAACACAATGAAGAACCTTTTTAA